The proteins below come from a single Miscanthus floridulus cultivar M001 chromosome 1, ASM1932011v1, whole genome shotgun sequence genomic window:
- the LOC136499834 gene encoding uncharacterized protein translates to MSTTNLRRRLHHGDLDGRKNEHVDISSADSLNEPLLGKSSDDNFGSEVYDPRRQDLWDDDRKKEQLHWSFLFSNLIAQWAQWLASIIVSSVSVFGRLFPFSENQINPVYLSPLQEQRLNTLRRRLQIPFDGSRIEHQDALRQLWRLAYPTREIPPLKSELWKEMGWQGNDPSTDFRGGGLISLENLIFFARNYPNSFQMLLSKVQGQRADWEYPFAVAGINISFMLVQMLDLKSSVPSSKYGIRFLEFLERDENAFDHLYCVAFRLLDAQWLVKRASYMEFNEVLKSTRTQLERELVLDDVLEVKDLPSYTMLDE, encoded by the exons ATGTCAACTACCAATCTGAGGCGCCGACTCCATCATGGAGACCTTGATGGGAGGAAAAATGAGCATGTTGACATATCCAGTGCTGATTCCCTTAATGAACCTCTATTAGGGAAGTCTAGCGATGACAATTTTGGATCAGAG GTGTATGATCCTAGAAGACAGGACCTGTGGGATGAtgatagaaagaaagaacaactaCACTGGTCATTTCTTTTCTCGAACTTGATTGCACAATGGGCACAATGGTTAG CAAGCATTATTGTAAGCTCAGTCTCTGTCTTTGGTAGATTATTCCCCTTCTCTGAGAATCAAATCAATCCAGTATATCTTAGCCCTCTACAG GAACAAAGGCTGAATACTTTAAGACGCAGATTGCAAATCCCTTTTGATGGCTCCCGTATTGAACATCAA GACGCCTTGAGGCAACTCTGGCGTTTAGCTTACCCCACTCGTGAGATTCCACCCCTCAAATCAGAATTATGGAAGGAGATGGGTTGGCAAGGCAATGATCCATCTACTGATTTCAG GGGTGGTGGACTCATATCGTTGGAGAACCTCATCTTTTTTGCCAGGAACTACCCT AATTCATTTCAGATGCTTCTGAGCAAAGTGCAAGGGCAGAGAGCAGATTGGGAGTACCCTTTTGCAGTTGCTGGTATCAACATTTCATTCATGCTGGTCCAGATGTTGGATCTAAAGTCCA GTGTTCCATCTTCAAAGTATGGAATTCGTTTCCTTGAATTTCTTGAACGGGATGAGAATGCCTTTGACCACCTGTACTGTGTAGCCTTTCGGCTGCTTGATGCTCAGTGGCTTGTGAAACGTGCCTCCTATATGGAATTTAAT GAGGTCTTGAAATCAACAAGAACTCAGCTGGAGCGCGAACTGGTTCTAGATGATGTGCTGGAGGTGAAGGACCTGCCGTCATACACTATGCTGGATGAGTAA
- the LOC136466323 gene encoding uncharacterized protein codes for MLGKRTRPLERIDLPICFGTPSNYHKEVLTFEVVGFKGTYHVILGRPCYAKFMAIPNYTYLKLKMSGPNGVITVESMYKHVYDCDVECIEYVEALVEAETLIVNLDRLVAPAVARSTSAVEPIGLTARFPDARVSSVSASAPGRAIASLEAPSPPPPGDARPLANRVPSP; via the exons atgctagggaaacgcacgcgacccctcgagcgcatcgacttgcccatctgcttcggcactccctccaactaccacaaggaggtcctcaccttcgaggtggttgggttcaaggggacctatcacgtCATCctagggcgcccgtgctacgccaagttcatggcgatccccaactacacctacctcaagctcaagatgtcgggccccaacggtgtcatcaccgtcgagtccatgTACAAGCATGTATATGACTGCGAcgttgaatgcatcgagtacgtcgaggctctcgtggaggccgagaccctcatcgtcaaccttgaccgacttg TCGCCCCCGCCGTCGCCCgctccacctctgccgtcgagcccatcgggctgacggcgcgcttcccCGACGCCCGTGTCTcgagcgtgtcggcctcggccccggggcggGCGATCGCCAGCCTCGAGgcaccctctcctcctcctcctggagacGCCAGGCCGCTCGCCAACCGGGTGCCGTCTCCCTAA